One Malus sylvestris chromosome 14, drMalSylv7.2, whole genome shotgun sequence DNA segment encodes these proteins:
- the LOC126600929 gene encoding pentatricopeptide repeat-containing protein At2g22410, mitochondrial-like: MALATLPISPAKPTTVVTTIPQFPHNPKTLILQQCRTTRDLNQVHAHLIKTRILLNPAITENILESASILLPKAMDYALSIFHNVDEPDSLAYNIMIRSLIYQHSPLEAILLFKNMCENSVEPDEFMSLKVCSRLRALREGEQIYSHIVKCGFKTNGFIENTMIRMYASCGELDVACRVFDGLPERARMAWNSMMAGYLKIECWGDVMTLFVEMLKLGFGFDEVTLISVLTACGRLANLELGEWIGEYIEANGLKGNIALVTSLVDMYAKCGQVDTARQLFDRMDRRYNVAWSAMISGYSQADRCREALGLFHDMQKANVDPNEVTLVSVLSSCAVLGALETGKWVKFYIMKKKMKLTVTLGTTLIDFYAKCGCVDSSIEVFNRMPSVNVISWTMLIQGLVSNGQGMRALEYFQLMQEKNIKPNYVTFIAVPFACSHAGLVDEGQNLFTRMSRDFRIEPRIEHYGSMVDILGRAGLIEEVYQFIKNMPIQPNVVVWRTLLASCRAQKNVEIGEESLKRITRFETPHSRDYIMLSNIYASVGRTEDAL; the protein is encoded by the coding sequence ATGGCACTAGCAACCCTTCCCATCTCTCCCGCCAAACCCACAACTGTCGTAACTACCATCCCCCAGTTTCCACACAatcccaaaaccctaattcttcagCAATGCAGAACCACCAGAGACCTCAACCAGGTGCATGCCCACCTCATCAAAACCCGCATCCTCCTCAACCCCGCCATCACCGAAAACATCCTGGAATCCGCCTCCATTCTTCTCCCCAAGGCCATGGACTATGCTCTCTCCATTTTTCACAATGTCGACGAACCCGATTCGTTGGCCTACAACATCATGATAAGGAGCCTCATATACCAGCATTCTCCTCTTGAGGCCATTCTTTTGTTCAAGAACATGTGCGAAAACTCTGTTGAACCTGATGAGTTCATGTCACTGAAAGTTTGTTCAAGACTAAGAGCATTGAGGGAAGGAGAACAGATCTATTCCCACATTGTGAAATGTGGGTTTAAGACAAATGGGTTCATTGAGAACACTATGATACGTATGTATGCAAGTTGTGGGGAGCTCGATGTTGCCTGCCGAGTGTTTGATGGATTGCCCGAAAGGGCTCGAATGGCGTGGAATTCAATGATGGCGGGTTACTTGAAGATCGAATGTTGGGGAGATGTCATGACGCTATTCGTTGAAATGTTaaaattgggttttgggtttgatgAGGTTACTTTGATTAGTGTTTTGACAGCATGTGGGAGACTGGCCAATTTGGAGCTGGGAGAGTGGATTGGTGAGTATATAGAAGCAAATGGGCTGAAGGGTAACATTGCATTAGTCACTTCTTTGgttgatatgtatgcaaaatgtggTCAGGTAGATACTGCAAGACAATTATTTGATCGAATGGATCGAAGATATAATGTTGCGTGGAGTGCCATGATTTCAGGTTATAGCCAAGCAGATAGGTGCAGGGAGGCACTTGGTCTGTTTCATGACATGCAGAAGGCAAATGTGGATCCCAATGAGGTGACCTTGGTCAGTGTGCTTTCGTCCTGTGCTGTCCTCGGAGCTTTGGAAACTGGAAAATGGGTTAAGTTTTATataatgaagaagaaaatgaagctCACAGTTACCCTTGGAACTACACTAATAGATTTCTATGCAAAATGTGGGTGCGTTGATAGTTCAATTGAAGTATTTAACAGGATGCCTTCGGTAAACGTCATCTCTTGGACAATGCTAATTCAAGGTCTTGTTAGTAATGGACAGGGCATGAGAGCGCTTGAATACTTCCAATTGATGCAGGAGAAGAATATCAAGCCAAATTATGTGACTTTCATTGCCGTTCCTTTTGCCTGTAGCCACGCAGGTCTGGTTGATGAGGGTCAAAATCTTTTTACCCGCATGAGTAGAGATTTCAGAATTGAACCGAGGATTGAGCACTATGGTTCTATGGTTGATATCTTGGGTCGAGCTGGGTTGATTGAAGAGGTTTATCAGTTCATCAAGAATATGCCTATCCAACCAAATGTTGTGGTTTGGAGGACATTGTTGGCTTCATGCAGAGCACAGAAGAATGTCGAAATTGGTGAGGAATCGTTGAAACGCATAACGAGATTCGAGACCCCTCATAGCAGGGATTACATTATGCTCTCAAACATTTATGCATCGGTAGGCAGGACTGAGGATGCTCTTTAG
- the LOC126600967 gene encoding uncharacterized protein LOC126600967, with product MKQKLQLEDVDRELEIIKAVAQAWYSHSGNSWPMSEFDAHWRNYKGKSPSRLKLEAMRKSSSASAHQSGYEKWDFGQSLWDAYEIVAVSKRLETGLVLDELESSARVYRRRRESKQSLRSFFNTMFSRRFNEADIPPDEDT from the coding sequence ATGAAGCAAAAGTTACAGCTTGAAGATGTCGACAGAGAACTTGAAATCATCAAAGCTGTGGCACAAGCTTGGTACAGCCACTCCGGCAACTCCTGGCCCATGTCCGAATTTGATGCCCACTGGAGAAACTACAAAGGTAAGTCACCGTCCCGGTTGAAGCTTGAAGCAATGAGAAAATCATCATCAGCTAGTGCACATCAGAGTGGTTATGAAAAATGGGATTTTGGGCAGTCACTATGGGATGCTTATGAGATTGTTGCCGTGTCGAAAAGGTTAGAGACCGGGCTAGTCCTTGATGAGTTGGAGAGTTCGGCTCGAGTCTATCGGAGACGTAGGGAGAGCAAGCAGAGTCTTAGAAGTTTTTTCAATACAATGTTTTCAAGGAGATTTAATGAGGCAGATATTCCACCTGATGAGGATACGTAA
- the LOC126599525 gene encoding protein JOKA2-like isoform X3, whose product MGSSTKVIKVQYAETLRRFNASVNENNQLDLDMVGLREKILSLFNLRPDADITMTYIDEDGDEVTLVDDGDLHDTMRQKLKFLKIFVQINKDKSAKSSGGSTPLRSPQGPPPVPNFDAGAALKSLPEPFQEFASKFPLELASKAASSSPVFAELVDWFSKMGQAYLIPDAQVQTAGDSSKQSGASGSPIAPSAAGNSNDLKGDGKSKPILKSAAEESSTKKGSTPVNGAPAGSSFHTSEARKESKELPNGLLNIQKKLHRKKPFGCGTPIANDSATPAASRRIPFKRNHSKAMGGMFHTGVQCDGCDCHPIVGPRFKSIVKENYDLCQICFASKGSATDYIRIDRPISYRHPQPFKGLYLQPPWVGPPVMPKILRGLSMNPGHPKLDSHFVLDVNVMDGTLIAPSTPFTKIWRMRNNGSMVWPQGTTLVWIGGDRFSNSDSVEIEIPADGVPAENELDIAVDFTAPDSPGHYISHWRMATPSGQKFGQRVWVLIQVDASLKDSFFESFQGLNLNLPPKEYEKMDVNVQPAAVSDLLQPSASTPLKEPVKPVPTEQPGHDQELHFPINDSLLVGHSASACTEPQGPSTVSYPTVEPQGSTVSYPTVEPQGSTVSYPMVDIYESAPPSPKSPPAVNAPASSEGTSSNNAVEDTMLKELEAMGFKQVNLNKEILRRNDYNLEQSVEDLCEVSDWDPILEELQEMGFCDTEMNKKLLVKNNGSIKRVVMDLINGEPL is encoded by the exons ATGGGGTCGTCGACCAAGGTCATCAAG GTTCAATATGCGGAAACACTGAGGCGTTTCAATGCTAGTGtcaatgagaacaatcaactggaTCTTGACATGGTTGGATTGCGAGAAAAGATCTTGAGTCTTTTCAATCTCCGCCCTGATGCTGACATTACTATGACGTACATTGATGAAGATGGTGATGAAGTGACTCTTGTTGATGATGGTGATCTGCATGACACGATGAGGCAGAAGCTCAAATTCTTGAAGATATTTGTACAGATTAACAAGGATAAATCTGCCAAGTCAAGTGGAGGTTCTACTCCTTTGAGGTCCCCTCAAGGTCCACCTCCAGTACCAAATTTTGATGCTGGTGCGGCACTGAAGTCCCTGCCAGAGCCGTTTCAGGAATTTGCTTCTAAGTTTCCTCTTGAATTGGCTTCAAAAGCTGCATCATCCAGTCCGGTGTTTGCGGAGCTTGTTGACTGGTTTTCAAAGATGGGCCAAGCGTACTTGATTCCAGATGCCCAGGTTCAGACCGCAGGAGATTCAAGCAAGCAGAGCGGCGCCTCTGGGAGTCCCATTGCTCCATCAGCTGCTGGTAATTCAAATGATCTGAAGGGTGATGGCAAGTCAAAACCCATCTTAAAGTCTGCAGCTGAGGAATCAAGCACCAAAAAAG GATCCACGCCTGTAAATGGTGCACCAGCTGGATCAAGTTTTCACACCAGTGAGGCAAGGAAGGAGTCTAAGGAGCTTCCCAATGGTCTTCTCAATATTCAAAAGAAACTTCAcagaaagaagccttttggtTGTG GGACTCCCATTGCAAATGACTCAGCTACTCCTGCTGCCTCTCGGCGTATTCCTTTCAAAAGAAATCACTCCAAAGCGATGGGTGGAATGTTCCACACAGGTGTTCAGTGTGATGGCTGTGATTGTCATCCAATTGTTGGACCTCGATTCAAGTCAATAGT gaaagaaaattatgacCTCTGTCAGATTTGTTTTGCAAGTAAGGGTAGTGCGACTGATTACATTAGGATTGACCGCCCTATCTCTTATCGTCATCCACAGCCCTTCAAGGGGTTGTATTTGCAA CCTCCATGGGTCGGCCCCCCAGTTATGCCAAAAATCTTGAGAGGTTTAAGTATGAACCCAGGCCACCCTAAGCTTGATAGCCACTTTGTATTGGATGTCAATGTAATGGATGGTACATTAATAGCCCCATCTACTCCATTTACCAAAATATGGCGGATGCGCAACAACGGTAGTATGGTGTGGCCTCAAGGAACAACACTTGTGTGGATTGGGGGTGACAGATTTAGCAATTCAGATTCAGTCGAGATAGAG ATTCCTGCGGATGGTGTGCCGGCTGAAAATGAACTCGATATTGCCGTTGATTTTACTGCCCCCGATTCACCTGGTCACTACATCTCACACTGGAGGATGGCAACCCCGTCTGGCCAAAAGTTTGGTCAACGTGTTTGGGTTCTGATCCAG GTTGATGCTTCCTTGAAGGATTCATTCTTTGAGAGCTTTCAAGGTCTGAACTTGAATTTGCCCCCAAAAGAATATGAAAAAATGGATGTGAACGTTCAACCAGCTGCTGTCAGTGACCTTCTCCAGCCTTCTGCTTCTACCCCACTCAAGGAACCGGTGAAGCCCGTGCCTACTGAACAGCCTGGACATGACCAGGAGCTCCACTTCCCCATCAACGATAGCTTGCTGGTTGGCCACAGTGCCTCTGCCTGTACTGAGCCACAGGGTCCTTCAACTGTGTCGTATCCCACTGTTGAGCCACAGGGTTCAACTGTGTCGTATCCCACTGTTGAGCCACAGGGTTCGACTGTGTCGTATCCCATGGTTGATATCTATGAATCAGCCCCACCCTCCCCCAAATCACCACCTGCTGTCAATGCACCGGCATCATCTGAAGGGACCAGTTCAAACAATGCTGTGGAAGATACCATGCTGAAGGAGCTCGAGGCGATGGGGTTTAAGCAGGTCAATTTGAACAAGGAGATTCTGCGTAGGAATGACTACAACCTGGAGCAGTCTGTCGAAGATCTCTGCGAGGTTTCGGACTGGGATCCTATCCTTGAGGAGCTGCAGGAAATG GGTTTCTGTGATACCGAAATGAACAAGAAGCTGCTGGTGAAGAACAATGGAAGCATCAAGCGTGTGGTTATGGATCTGATCAACGGGGAGCCGCTTTAG
- the LOC126599525 gene encoding protein JOKA2-like isoform X2: MGSSTKVIKVQYAETLRRFNASVNENNQLDLDMVGLREKILSLFNLRPDADITMTYIDEDGDEVTLVDDGDLHDTMRQKLKFLKIFVQINKDKSAKSSGGSTPLRSPQGPPPVPNFDAGAALKSLPEPFQEFASKFPLELASKAASSSPVFAELVDWFSKMGQAYLIPDAQVQTAGDSSKQSGASGSPIAPSAAGNSNDLKGDGKSKPILKSAAEESSTKKGQATDSVNVTKDVGMSAPPLHATVDLNFLPTDSNLSGSTPVNGAPAGSSFHTSEARKESKELPNGLLNIQKKLHRKKPFGCGTPIANDSATPAASRRIPFKRNHSKAMGGMFHTGVQCDGCDCHPIVGPRFKSIVKENYDLCQICFASKGSATDYIRIDRPISYRHPQPFKGLYLQPPWVGPPVMPKILRGLSMNPGHPKLDSHFVLDVNVMDGTLIAPSTPFTKIWRMRNNGSMVWPQGTTLVWIGGDRFSNSDSVEIEIPADGVPAENELDIAVDFTAPDSPGHYISHWRMATPSGQKFGQRVWVLIQVDASLKDSFFESFQGLNLNLPPKEYEKMDVNVQPAAVSDLLQPSASTPLKEPVKPVPTEQPGHDQELHFPINDSLLVGHSASACTEPQGPSTVSYPTVEPQGSTVSYPTVEPQGSTVSYPMVDIYESAPPSPKSPPAVNAPASSEGTSSNNAVEDTMLKELEAMGFKQVNLNKEILRRNDYNLEQSVEDLCEVSDWDPILEELQEMGFCDTEMNKKLLVKNNGSIKRVVMDLINGEPL; this comes from the exons ATGGGGTCGTCGACCAAGGTCATCAAG GTTCAATATGCGGAAACACTGAGGCGTTTCAATGCTAGTGtcaatgagaacaatcaactggaTCTTGACATGGTTGGATTGCGAGAAAAGATCTTGAGTCTTTTCAATCTCCGCCCTGATGCTGACATTACTATGACGTACATTGATGAAGATGGTGATGAAGTGACTCTTGTTGATGATGGTGATCTGCATGACACGATGAGGCAGAAGCTCAAATTCTTGAAGATATTTGTACAGATTAACAAGGATAAATCTGCCAAGTCAAGTGGAGGTTCTACTCCTTTGAGGTCCCCTCAAGGTCCACCTCCAGTACCAAATTTTGATGCTGGTGCGGCACTGAAGTCCCTGCCAGAGCCGTTTCAGGAATTTGCTTCTAAGTTTCCTCTTGAATTGGCTTCAAAAGCTGCATCATCCAGTCCGGTGTTTGCGGAGCTTGTTGACTGGTTTTCAAAGATGGGCCAAGCGTACTTGATTCCAGATGCCCAGGTTCAGACCGCAGGAGATTCAAGCAAGCAGAGCGGCGCCTCTGGGAGTCCCATTGCTCCATCAGCTGCTGGTAATTCAAATGATCTGAAGGGTGATGGCAAGTCAAAACCCATCTTAAAGTCTGCAGCTGAGGAATCAAGCACCAAAAAAGGTCAGGCAACGGATTCTGTGAATGTGACCAAGGATGTGGGGATGTCTGCTCCACCTCTTCATGCAACTGTTGATCTCAATTTCCTTCCTACTGATTCTAATCTATCAGGATCCACGCCTGTAAATGGTGCACCAGCTGGATCAAGTTTTCACACCAGTGAGGCAAGGAAGGAGTCTAAGGAGCTTCCCAATGGTCTTCTCAATATTCAAAAGAAACTTCAcagaaagaagccttttggtTGTG GGACTCCCATTGCAAATGACTCAGCTACTCCTGCTGCCTCTCGGCGTATTCCTTTCAAAAGAAATCACTCCAAAGCGATGGGTGGAATGTTCCACACAGGTGTTCAGTGTGATGGCTGTGATTGTCATCCAATTGTTGGACCTCGATTCAAGTCAATAGT gaaagaaaattatgacCTCTGTCAGATTTGTTTTGCAAGTAAGGGTAGTGCGACTGATTACATTAGGATTGACCGCCCTATCTCTTATCGTCATCCACAGCCCTTCAAGGGGTTGTATTTGCAA CCTCCATGGGTCGGCCCCCCAGTTATGCCAAAAATCTTGAGAGGTTTAAGTATGAACCCAGGCCACCCTAAGCTTGATAGCCACTTTGTATTGGATGTCAATGTAATGGATGGTACATTAATAGCCCCATCTACTCCATTTACCAAAATATGGCGGATGCGCAACAACGGTAGTATGGTGTGGCCTCAAGGAACAACACTTGTGTGGATTGGGGGTGACAGATTTAGCAATTCAGATTCAGTCGAGATAGAG ATTCCTGCGGATGGTGTGCCGGCTGAAAATGAACTCGATATTGCCGTTGATTTTACTGCCCCCGATTCACCTGGTCACTACATCTCACACTGGAGGATGGCAACCCCGTCTGGCCAAAAGTTTGGTCAACGTGTTTGGGTTCTGATCCAG GTTGATGCTTCCTTGAAGGATTCATTCTTTGAGAGCTTTCAAGGTCTGAACTTGAATTTGCCCCCAAAAGAATATGAAAAAATGGATGTGAACGTTCAACCAGCTGCTGTCAGTGACCTTCTCCAGCCTTCTGCTTCTACCCCACTCAAGGAACCGGTGAAGCCCGTGCCTACTGAACAGCCTGGACATGACCAGGAGCTCCACTTCCCCATCAACGATAGCTTGCTGGTTGGCCACAGTGCCTCTGCCTGTACTGAGCCACAGGGTCCTTCAACTGTGTCGTATCCCACTGTTGAGCCACAGGGTTCAACTGTGTCGTATCCCACTGTTGAGCCACAGGGTTCGACTGTGTCGTATCCCATGGTTGATATCTATGAATCAGCCCCACCCTCCCCCAAATCACCACCTGCTGTCAATGCACCGGCATCATCTGAAGGGACCAGTTCAAACAATGCTGTGGAAGATACCATGCTGAAGGAGCTCGAGGCGATGGGGTTTAAGCAGGTCAATTTGAACAAGGAGATTCTGCGTAGGAATGACTACAACCTGGAGCAGTCTGTCGAAGATCTCTGCGAGGTTTCGGACTGGGATCCTATCCTTGAGGAGCTGCAGGAAATG GGTTTCTGTGATACCGAAATGAACAAGAAGCTGCTGGTGAAGAACAATGGAAGCATCAAGCGTGTGGTTATGGATCTGATCAACGGGGAGCCGCTTTAG
- the LOC126599525 gene encoding protein NBR1 homolog isoform X1, which translates to MGSSTKVIKVQYAETLRRFNASVNENNQLDLDMVGLREKILSLFNLRPDADITMTYIDEDGDEVTLVDDGDLHDTMRQKLKFLKIFVQINKDKSAKSSGGSTPLRSPQGPPPVPNFDAGAALKSLPEPFQEFASKFPLELASKAASSSPVFAELVDWFSKMGQAYLIPDAQVQTAGDSSKQSGASGSPIAPSAAGNSNDLKGDGKSKPILKSAAEESSTKKGQATDSVNVTKDVGMSAPPLHATVDLNFLPTDSNLSGSTPVNGAPAGSSFHTSEARKESKELPNGLLNIQKKLHRKKPFGCGASTSSAFLASHINGMISNHFNKCSLTGTPIANDSATPAASRRIPFKRNHSKAMGGMFHTGVQCDGCDCHPIVGPRFKSIVKENYDLCQICFASKGSATDYIRIDRPISYRHPQPFKGLYLQPPWVGPPVMPKILRGLSMNPGHPKLDSHFVLDVNVMDGTLIAPSTPFTKIWRMRNNGSMVWPQGTTLVWIGGDRFSNSDSVEIEIPADGVPAENELDIAVDFTAPDSPGHYISHWRMATPSGQKFGQRVWVLIQVDASLKDSFFESFQGLNLNLPPKEYEKMDVNVQPAAVSDLLQPSASTPLKEPVKPVPTEQPGHDQELHFPINDSLLVGHSASACTEPQGPSTVSYPTVEPQGSTVSYPTVEPQGSTVSYPMVDIYESAPPSPKSPPAVNAPASSEGTSSNNAVEDTMLKELEAMGFKQVNLNKEILRRNDYNLEQSVEDLCEVSDWDPILEELQEMGFCDTEMNKKLLVKNNGSIKRVVMDLINGEPL; encoded by the exons ATGGGGTCGTCGACCAAGGTCATCAAG GTTCAATATGCGGAAACACTGAGGCGTTTCAATGCTAGTGtcaatgagaacaatcaactggaTCTTGACATGGTTGGATTGCGAGAAAAGATCTTGAGTCTTTTCAATCTCCGCCCTGATGCTGACATTACTATGACGTACATTGATGAAGATGGTGATGAAGTGACTCTTGTTGATGATGGTGATCTGCATGACACGATGAGGCAGAAGCTCAAATTCTTGAAGATATTTGTACAGATTAACAAGGATAAATCTGCCAAGTCAAGTGGAGGTTCTACTCCTTTGAGGTCCCCTCAAGGTCCACCTCCAGTACCAAATTTTGATGCTGGTGCGGCACTGAAGTCCCTGCCAGAGCCGTTTCAGGAATTTGCTTCTAAGTTTCCTCTTGAATTGGCTTCAAAAGCTGCATCATCCAGTCCGGTGTTTGCGGAGCTTGTTGACTGGTTTTCAAAGATGGGCCAAGCGTACTTGATTCCAGATGCCCAGGTTCAGACCGCAGGAGATTCAAGCAAGCAGAGCGGCGCCTCTGGGAGTCCCATTGCTCCATCAGCTGCTGGTAATTCAAATGATCTGAAGGGTGATGGCAAGTCAAAACCCATCTTAAAGTCTGCAGCTGAGGAATCAAGCACCAAAAAAGGTCAGGCAACGGATTCTGTGAATGTGACCAAGGATGTGGGGATGTCTGCTCCACCTCTTCATGCAACTGTTGATCTCAATTTCCTTCCTACTGATTCTAATCTATCAGGATCCACGCCTGTAAATGGTGCACCAGCTGGATCAAGTTTTCACACCAGTGAGGCAAGGAAGGAGTCTAAGGAGCTTCCCAATGGTCTTCTCAATATTCAAAAGAAACTTCAcagaaagaagccttttggtTGTGGTGCGTCAACAAGTTCAGCTTTCCTTGCAAGCCATATTAATGGTATGATTAGTAATCATTTTAACAAATGTTCACTTACAGGGACTCCCATTGCAAATGACTCAGCTACTCCTGCTGCCTCTCGGCGTATTCCTTTCAAAAGAAATCACTCCAAAGCGATGGGTGGAATGTTCCACACAGGTGTTCAGTGTGATGGCTGTGATTGTCATCCAATTGTTGGACCTCGATTCAAGTCAATAGT gaaagaaaattatgacCTCTGTCAGATTTGTTTTGCAAGTAAGGGTAGTGCGACTGATTACATTAGGATTGACCGCCCTATCTCTTATCGTCATCCACAGCCCTTCAAGGGGTTGTATTTGCAA CCTCCATGGGTCGGCCCCCCAGTTATGCCAAAAATCTTGAGAGGTTTAAGTATGAACCCAGGCCACCCTAAGCTTGATAGCCACTTTGTATTGGATGTCAATGTAATGGATGGTACATTAATAGCCCCATCTACTCCATTTACCAAAATATGGCGGATGCGCAACAACGGTAGTATGGTGTGGCCTCAAGGAACAACACTTGTGTGGATTGGGGGTGACAGATTTAGCAATTCAGATTCAGTCGAGATAGAG ATTCCTGCGGATGGTGTGCCGGCTGAAAATGAACTCGATATTGCCGTTGATTTTACTGCCCCCGATTCACCTGGTCACTACATCTCACACTGGAGGATGGCAACCCCGTCTGGCCAAAAGTTTGGTCAACGTGTTTGGGTTCTGATCCAG GTTGATGCTTCCTTGAAGGATTCATTCTTTGAGAGCTTTCAAGGTCTGAACTTGAATTTGCCCCCAAAAGAATATGAAAAAATGGATGTGAACGTTCAACCAGCTGCTGTCAGTGACCTTCTCCAGCCTTCTGCTTCTACCCCACTCAAGGAACCGGTGAAGCCCGTGCCTACTGAACAGCCTGGACATGACCAGGAGCTCCACTTCCCCATCAACGATAGCTTGCTGGTTGGCCACAGTGCCTCTGCCTGTACTGAGCCACAGGGTCCTTCAACTGTGTCGTATCCCACTGTTGAGCCACAGGGTTCAACTGTGTCGTATCCCACTGTTGAGCCACAGGGTTCGACTGTGTCGTATCCCATGGTTGATATCTATGAATCAGCCCCACCCTCCCCCAAATCACCACCTGCTGTCAATGCACCGGCATCATCTGAAGGGACCAGTTCAAACAATGCTGTGGAAGATACCATGCTGAAGGAGCTCGAGGCGATGGGGTTTAAGCAGGTCAATTTGAACAAGGAGATTCTGCGTAGGAATGACTACAACCTGGAGCAGTCTGTCGAAGATCTCTGCGAGGTTTCGGACTGGGATCCTATCCTTGAGGAGCTGCAGGAAATG GGTTTCTGTGATACCGAAATGAACAAGAAGCTGCTGGTGAAGAACAATGGAAGCATCAAGCGTGTGGTTATGGATCTGATCAACGGGGAGCCGCTTTAG
- the LOC126600442 gene encoding uncharacterized protein LOC126600442 has product MASTAVIDVRYFGTSKVKVGDRVRHLRALVDNNGKLDLDMGGLRQEIRILCNLPPGADITLTYIDEDYDVVTLVDDNDLREAMRQHLKSFRIDVQMNDNDKEDCRKNSSSEKCHVTDAENVTSDVSSSNVFDEFHLANYDHHVSPSVKHSEDECGMMCHASIRCGVCNDKVATLWLAALALVVSVRLLSRRHGSEC; this is encoded by the exons ATGGCCTCCACCGCAGTCATCGACGTGCGATATTTCGGAACCTCTAAG GTTAAAGTTGGGGATAGAGTGAGGCATCTCAGAGCTCTTGTTGACAACAATGGCAAATTGGATCTCGACATGGGAGGTTTGCGGCAAGAAATTCGCATCCTTTGTAACCTCCCACCCGGTGCTGACATTACTCTAACGTACATTGATGAAGACTATGATGTAGTAACTCTTGTGGACGACAATGATCTGCGGGAAGCAATGAGGCAGCATCTGAAGTCCTTCAGGATCGATGTGCAGATGAACGATAATGACAAAGAAGACTGCCGTAAAAATTCAAGCTCCGAAAAATGTCACGTGACGGATGCTGAAAATGTGACAAGTGATGTGAGTAGTAGCAATGTGTTTGATGAATTCCATCTAGCAAATTACGATCACCATGTTAGTCCTTCTGTTAAACACTCTGAAGACGAATGTGGTATGATGTGCCATGCGAGCATTCGCTGTGGCGTCTGCAATGACAAGGTCGCGACGTTGTGGTTAGCGGCGTTAGCCCTCGTAGTGTCGGTTCGGTTATTATCACGGCGACATGGATCGGAGTGTTAA
- the LOC126600930 gene encoding serine/threonine-protein kinase STY13-like: MESGSRFYSADEFRLDAKWLIDPKHLFVGPRIGEGAHAKVYEGKYKNQTVAIKVVHRGETPEEIIKKEGRFAREVAMLSRVQHKNLVKFIGACKEPVMVIVTELLLGGTLRKYCLNMRPRCLDIRVAVGFALDIARAMECLHSHGIIHRDLKPENLLLTADHKTVKLADFGLAREESLTEMMTAETGTYRWMAPELYSTVTLRQGEGKHYNHKVDAYSFAIVLWELLHNKLPFEGMSNLQAAYAAAFKNVRPSSENIPEELNIILTSCWQEDPNARPNFSQIIQMLLDFLYTISPPKPAIPPRIFTENRVLPPESPGTSALMSAREGSGETPKLGEMEDKPKGFFFCFNQCY; this comes from the exons ATGGAATCTGGGAGTAGGTTTTACTCAGCTGATGAGTTCAGACTGGATGCCAAATGGCTGATTGATCCTAAGCATCTCTTTGTTGGGCCAAGAATTGGTGAGGGAGCTCATGCCAAAGTCTATGAGGGCAA ATACAAAAACCAGACTGTTGCAATTAAAGTTGTTCATAGAGGAGAAACTCCAGAGGAGATTATCAAGAAAGAAGGACGGTTTGCCAGAGAGGTTGCAATGTTGTCGAGAGTTCAACATAAAAATTTAGTGAAG TTTATTGGTGCCTGCAAGGAGCCAGTAATGGTGATAGTTACTGAGCTTTTATTAGGTGGTACATTGCGTAAATATTGTCTAAACATGCGGCCAAGGTGCTTGGACATACGCGTTGCTGTTGGTTTCGCACTAGATATTGCTCGTGCGATGGAGTGCTTGCACTCTCATGGTATCATACACCGTGATTTGAAGCCTG AGAACTTGCTCTTGACTGCAGACCACAAAACAGTTAAATTAGCGGATTTTGGGTTGGCAAGAGAGGAGTCATTAACAGAGATGATGACTGCAGAAACCGGGACATACCGTTGGATGGCTCCAGAG CTGTACAGTACTGTTACATTAAGGCAGGGAGAGGGAAAGCATTACAACCACAAAGTGGATGCGTATAGCTTCGCGATTGTTTTGTGGGAACTCTTGCACAACAAATTGCCTTTCGAAGGCATGTCAAATCTCCAAGCAGCCTATGCAGCTGCCTTTAAA AATGTGAGGCCTAGTTCTGAAAACATCCCAGAGGAGTTGAACATCATCCTAACTTCATGCTGGCAGGAGGACCCAAACGCCCGGCCTAATTTCAGCCAAATAATTCAAATGCTACTAGATTTTCTTTACACCATATCTCCTCCTAAACCTGCCATTCCGCCACGGATATTCACTGAGAACAGAGTCCTGCCGCCAGAGTCTCCTGGTACGAGCGCCTTGATGTCAGCGCGTGAAGGCTCGGGGGAGACGCCCAAATTAGGAGAAATGGAAGACAAGCCaaaaggttttttcttctgCTTTAACCAGTGTTATTGA